ACATTGATGTTATCGATTAAAACCTGATCAGTTGTATCCGCAACAATCTTTGAAAGTACATCTTCAGTATTTGTATAATATTTCGCACCAGAACGGATGATTTCAGCAGCTGTCTGCTCTGAAATCAGTTTCAAGCCCGTGAATCTCCTGCTGAGTTCCGTTCCAAGCTCTTCTTTCAAAGGAAAAACAGGAATTCCGCGCCTGACTGCGCAATCCATCAGCACAGGTGAGATGTAACGGTCTGAAAGCAGGATCAATCTGTGATTCATCATCTGACAAAATTCCTACCCAAAATACAGTGTAAATAAGAATTTTACAAGTGCCACAATTGCAGGATTTAGCAATTTGGGATAACATTTTCAGGTGAAATCTATACTCAAAGATCTCGATCCAGTCGAATTCGAACATCCAGTTGATCGGATGCTTTTGGTATCGCTCAGGAAGACGGGTCTCGACTTTATCACCAGAAAAGTGACTGAACTTGGTGCATTCAAGCTGATCTGCTCAAAATACAGGGGCAGCAATTTCAGGATCAGCCCGGGGCATGGTCTTTACAAACACCTGGAAGCAGCCTGCGGAATTCTTGGAATCGAGAAGATCCCTGAATTGTACCTGAAACAAGGTGGAGAAATCAGCCATCTCTCTGCTGGCACAATGGATGATTCCATCATTGTGCTGAATTCAGGCTGCCTGGAAAACTTGGCCGAAGACGAGCTTCTCTTCTCACTCGGCCATGAACTGGGTCATATCGTCAGCAGACATATTCTTCTGCAGCAAATCTACAATGAACTGATCAAAAACCTCAGACTGCTCGACCTTCCCACTCTGGGGCTGGCGTCCCTGACATCTGATACGGTAAAACTCCTACTCCGGAAATGGATCGCAGTCGCAGAATACACTGCAGACAGGGCCGGGTTGCTTGTCTGTCAGAACGAGGAATCGGCTGTCAGCTATCTGATGAAATTATCGGGAACTCCTCTCCATCTCTCTGAAGGTGATGATCCACAGAATTTCAGAAACCAGGCCAGTGAATTCAAAAAACAGTCCGGCGGAATGATCAGCATGTCCCTGCGGTTCATGGGCGACGATGCTTCAGGAAACAACTGGGCAGTGCTAAGATGTGGCGAATTATTGAACTGGATCAATACCGGTCAGTACAGCCTGGTATTGGAGCGGAAATCCAGCAGGGACAGAAATGAATATTTAAAGAAGAGAGAGGATCTGAAAAGCGACCTGAATGCTTTCCCAGTACAGATTACGGATTGTCTGATCTCCATGCCGTTATTGGAACTGCCTCAGACAATAGCCGGCCTTGTACAGGAACATCGCAACCTGACAGTCAGGAAAGAAGAAAATCTGAAATCCAACACCAGGATCATTGAAGAAATGAACGCAATTCTCTCCATCAGGAACAGGAACAGTCAGGAAGAGAAAAAGCTTGAAAAATCGAGAGCTGAAATTTCGAAAAATGCCGCCGGGCTTGGCGCTGCGGTAATCGAAGCGGTGAAAGCAGGAAAGATCTCGGATTCTGAAGAGTTCAGCGACTTGCTGAGCGCTGACGAAAGATTCAGTAAAGCAAAACAATCGGAACTTGCCCATGATCCAAAGGCAAGCGGTTTTCTTGAAAAGACTAAAGTCCTGGCTCAGGGGACTTTTCTCAAGGGCAATCTGAAACTTGCCGAAAGTCAGAAAGAGTCTGCCTGCAGAAAATTCGAAAACATGATTGCTGACATGGGCCTGATCAAAAAAATTGCCGAAGTGGTGGATTTCCAGGATCTGGAGAATATCGCAGGTATGATTGATATTTATCAAGCAGATCAGCGGAATCTGGCTGCCTCAAAAAAGGAAGCTGATGACAGAAACTCCGCAATTTCCTGCGGGATAATCAAGACCATCCACAGCGCAAAGGATGTTGAGAAGTATGAAAAGCTCCTGCATGGCGAAATCATCGCCGTCGAAGAACATCAGGAAAAGATCCGCAAGCGCATGGTCAAGGAAGTTGCCGTAATCATTGATTCTTACAGCGACGAACTGTTCGCAGACTGGCTGAGGGAAAAAATCGAGGGTTACAGAATTCATGCGTGAAAAATACAGTCTGATCCGCTCTGACATCTCCCAGCCACCGCGAAAAGTTCCGTTTAGTGTAGCCATCACACTGCTGCTCGACAGAGGAGACTGCCTGCTGGGCTCAGTCATCTTTTTCCTTGGACTTTGCTTGTTCTGGATTTTTGCACGTGCCGATGATTTCACTTTCTTCAAGTTCCACAAGGAAAAGATTAGAACTGCCGTTGGGTTTCTCGATTCCTGCAGAAAATCAGATACTTCTGAGATTGGAATCAACGGCGAACCAGACGACCCGAAATTCACTGTACGCTATACATTTAAAGATGAAAACGGTGTTCTGCATAAAGAAGTGCCGTATCGGACAAATCGCGAGCGGATGATTGGCGAAACAGTGGAAGTCAGCTGGTTCGAAGAGCATCCAGAAGCTTCGACCCTTTACAATCTGCAGCGCGCGAATTCTCTGCCTGCTTCCTGCCTGATTCTGATTTTTCCATTTTTCGGACTTTCCATCATGTTCAGCGCTCTGAGATGCGGCAACAGGGAATGGTATCTCCTGAAAAACGGCTGCCAGGCAGAAGGAACAGTCGTTTCCTCCAAACCCACTCCATACTGCTTTAATATCCTGGATCCAGTCTGCAGATTCGTTTTCGAATTCAAGACACCTGACGAACATACTTACCAAAGCTGTTTCAACACTCATCTTTCGCGCAGGCTGACCGACAGCACAACAGTACTTCTGCTGTACGATCCAGCTGATCCTGAAAACGCGCTGCCCTATGATGTGAATTTTTCCTATCTGCATTTTGATAAAACCGGCAAAATCAGACCGTTAAAATATTTTTCTGGAGTTGTCATCACGCAATTCCTTCTGTATTCAATAGCGTTTCTGACAGCAGCGGTATGCCTCTGGCGTCTGCGCGGAAAATAATTCAACTATTCCATCCGTAATTTGTGCTTTCACCATAGTTCCAGTAAATTGTAAGCATGGACAGAACAGATTTCATTATCAGAAACATCAGCCAGGATTTGTCTCTCGGCAGTCAGCCGGTTTCCGCGGTAGTAGGACTGCTGGATGAAAAGGCCACCATCCCCTTCATCGCCCGCTATAGAAAAGAGCGTACCTGCGGGCTGGATGAGATCGCCATCCGCTCCATCTCT
The window above is part of the Candidatus Wallbacteria bacterium genome. Proteins encoded here:
- a CDS encoding M48 family metallopeptidase, translated to MKSILKDLDPVEFEHPVDRMLLVSLRKTGLDFITRKVTELGAFKLICSKYRGSNFRISPGHGLYKHLEAACGILGIEKIPELYLKQGGEISHLSAGTMDDSIIVLNSGCLENLAEDELLFSLGHELGHIVSRHILLQQIYNELIKNLRLLDLPTLGLASLTSDTVKLLLRKWIAVAEYTADRAGLLVCQNEESAVSYLMKLSGTPLHLSEGDDPQNFRNQASEFKKQSGGMISMSLRFMGDDASGNNWAVLRCGELLNWINTGQYSLVLERKSSRDRNEYLKKREDLKSDLNAFPVQITDCLISMPLLELPQTIAGLVQEHRNLTVRKEENLKSNTRIIEEMNAILSIRNRNSQEEKKLEKSRAEISKNAAGLGAAVIEAVKAGKISDSEEFSDLLSADERFSKAKQSELAHDPKASGFLEKTKVLAQGTFLKGNLKLAESQKESACRKFENMIADMGLIKKIAEVVDFQDLENIAGMIDIYQADQRNLAASKKEADDRNSAISCGIIKTIHSAKDVEKYEKLLHGEIIAVEEHQEKIRKRMVKEVAVIIDSYSDELFADWLREKIEGYRIHA